In the genome of Paenibacillus sp. FSL R5-0766, one region contains:
- a CDS encoding M56 family metallopeptidase → MMNIFFEILYSLTVAGSIVSVCILALRLIPVSVFPTKWLYRLGKLALLFYLFPVSLGLSWLLDIAFQTTSTIPGTENAAASGALAGTFIPEQTISVTTAWFLLCVWGIGVISFSAWQVYCYRRFLNELSRTRTPVLCHSEAAIQLPLIKEALGLKRNITLAHSTLVRSPILVGLFKPTIYLPPENTVKMDISMVIHHELVHLKHQDLWVKAVTLGVSALHWFNPLIHMIRRDIHTWSELACDEDVVKEMSHEERRRYGETILNVMAGTKKMPAQFCSSLSGEGKQLKRRLMIMFNVKKLKKKHWMISMGALLLITGVSTSTAVWASNHTVKVEAEASETVPVPSTDGSSEIVASPNKARISEAVTAPSTSETPEIVALPEDEVSEAVPVPSATVPSATVPSTTKPSEAKVVESATVPFTGESPEIVAVPSNTQSPEMVAHPGDKVSVTVPAPSEK, encoded by the coding sequence ATGATGAACATCTTTTTTGAAATTCTGTACAGCCTGACCGTGGCGGGAAGTATCGTTTCTGTTTGTATTTTGGCACTACGACTTATACCCGTATCTGTTTTTCCGACCAAGTGGCTCTACAGACTCGGTAAACTGGCTCTCTTGTTTTATCTGTTCCCGGTATCTCTTGGCCTTTCATGGCTTTTGGATATTGCATTCCAAACGACATCAACTATACCGGGTACGGAGAATGCAGCAGCTTCGGGCGCACTTGCAGGAACGTTTATCCCGGAACAAACCATTTCGGTAACCACAGCCTGGTTCTTGTTATGCGTATGGGGCATTGGAGTCATCAGTTTTTCTGCATGGCAGGTGTACTGTTATCGGAGATTTCTGAATGAATTATCTCGTACACGTACGCCAGTCCTCTGTCATAGTGAGGCAGCTATACAGCTACCATTAATCAAAGAGGCTTTGGGTCTCAAACGCAATATCACTCTTGCTCACAGCACGCTAGTACGAAGCCCTATACTGGTTGGCTTGTTTAAACCAACGATATATCTGCCACCCGAAAATACGGTGAAAATGGACATCAGCATGGTAATTCATCATGAGTTGGTACATCTGAAACATCAAGATCTGTGGGTCAAGGCTGTGACCTTGGGCGTTAGTGCCCTGCACTGGTTCAATCCCCTGATTCATATGATTCGCCGGGACATTCATACCTGGAGCGAGTTGGCTTGTGATGAAGATGTCGTGAAAGAGATGTCCCATGAAGAGCGGAGACGATATGGTGAGACGATTTTAAATGTGATGGCGGGAACCAAGAAAATGCCTGCTCAATTTTGTTCGTCCCTATCGGGTGAAGGCAAACAATTAAAAAGGAGATTGATGATTATGTTTAATGTAAAGAAACTGAAAAAGAAACATTGGATGATAAGTATGGGAGCCCTCCTGCTTATTACAGGCGTAAGTACGTCCACCGCCGTATGGGCATCAAACCATACGGTTAAAGTGGAGGCTGAGGCTTCTGAAACTGTGCCTGTTCCTTCTACTGATGGATCTTCTGAAATCGTAGCTTCTCCCAACAAGGCCCGAATTTCCGAAGCTGTAACTGCGCCTTCCACTTCCGAAACTCCTGAAATCGTGGCTCTCCCTGAGGATGAAGTTTCCGAAGCTGTGCCAGTTCCGTCTGCTACTGTACCGTCTGCTACTGTACCTTCTACTACTAAACCTTCTGAGGCTAAAGTTGTAGAATCAGCCACTGTTCCTTTTACGGGTGAATCTCCTGAAATCGTTGCCGTTCCTTCGAATACCCAATCCCCCGAAATGGTAGCTCACCCTGGGGATAAGGTTTCAGTAACTGTACCTGCTCCTTCAGAGAAATAA
- a CDS encoding BlaI/MecI/CopY family transcriptional regulator, producing the protein MNQIQKLSETEMELMVVIWSCDPPVTSTELLDIFAEKGKAWKAQTMSTFLSRLVDKGALTVTRRGRTNDYVPLLQPEDYKLQETQHVLDGLYQGSVKNLVSAMYDGDKLSDDDISELKKWLSEK; encoded by the coding sequence GTGAACCAGATTCAAAAATTATCCGAAACAGAAATGGAGTTAATGGTTGTTATATGGTCATGCGATCCACCCGTCACTTCGACAGAACTATTAGACATATTTGCTGAGAAGGGGAAAGCGTGGAAAGCGCAGACCATGTCTACCTTTCTGTCACGGTTGGTGGATAAAGGCGCTCTTACCGTTACGAGACGTGGACGGACCAATGATTATGTACCTCTTCTACAGCCCGAAGATTACAAACTACAGGAAACGCAACATGTTCTTGATGGACTCTACCAAGGTTCAGTTAAAAATTTGGTTTCGGCCATGTATGACGGTGACAAGCTTTCAGACGATGACATTTCAGAACTGAAAAAATGGCTTTCGGAAAAGTAG
- a CDS encoding TIGR01777 family oxidoreductase, translating to MKKVVLAGGTGFVGQDFAQRFRKLGYEVLIISRQPGHIAWEDRAGIIGALEEAEMLINLAGKSVNCRYTEENRKVILESRTRTTRILGEAVLACNHPPELWINSSTATIYRDAEDRPMTEKEGEIGSGFSVDVAKAWEQAFFEFSLPSTRQIALRIAIVLGEGGVIVPMTNLVRFGLGGSQGAGTQQFSWIHIEDLFRMVIYLQEHPHLNGVFNASSPHPVTNRELMARLREQMGVRIGLPSPRWMLELGARFIQTETELVLKSRWVIPERMEREGFTFTYGTLDAALAEILNKKK from the coding sequence GTGAAGAAGGTTGTATTAGCTGGTGGAACGGGATTTGTCGGACAGGATTTTGCCCAAAGGTTCAGAAAGCTGGGGTATGAGGTGTTAATTATCTCGCGTCAGCCCGGTCATATTGCCTGGGAGGATCGTGCAGGAATTATAGGGGCACTGGAAGAAGCAGAAATGTTGATTAACCTGGCAGGTAAATCGGTGAACTGCCGTTATACAGAGGAGAATCGCAAAGTCATTCTGGAATCCAGAACCCGTACAACGCGCATTCTCGGGGAAGCCGTCCTGGCTTGTAATCATCCTCCTGAACTATGGATTAATTCGAGTACAGCAACCATATACAGAGATGCTGAAGATCGTCCCATGACGGAAAAAGAGGGCGAGATTGGCTCTGGCTTCTCGGTCGACGTTGCCAAGGCATGGGAACAGGCTTTCTTTGAATTCAGTCTGCCGTCTACGCGACAGATTGCACTGCGGATCGCGATTGTGCTGGGCGAGGGTGGCGTGATAGTGCCAATGACAAATCTGGTTCGTTTTGGACTGGGAGGATCTCAAGGCGCAGGAACACAGCAGTTCAGCTGGATTCATATCGAGGATCTCTTCCGCATGGTAATTTATCTGCAAGAGCATCCACACTTGAATGGTGTGTTCAATGCGTCCTCTCCGCATCCGGTGACGAATCGGGAGTTAATGGCGCGTCTGAGAGAACAGATGGGTGTTCGGATTGGACTGCCTTCTCCTCGCTGGATGCTTGAACTTGGCGCACGTTTTATTCAGACCGAGACGGAACTGGTTCTCAAAAGCCGTTGGGTCATTCCAGAGCGAATGGAGAGGGAAGGATTCACGTTCACATACGGTACACTAGATGCCGCACTTGCCGAGATTTTGAATAAGAAGAAGTAA